In Pleurocapsa sp. PCC 7319, the following are encoded in one genomic region:
- a CDS encoding DUF3119 family protein yields the protein MPIFLILGACVLSVVSLWIAGVVAILGLFLTVQTFLIRLQFTDKSLNVLRSGKIIRSFPYSDWLNWEIFWSKVPILFYFKEVNSIHFLPIIFDPKVLADCLQKYYPR from the coding sequence ATTCCTATATTCTTGATTTTAGGAGCTTGTGTTTTATCTGTGGTTTCGCTGTGGATAGCTGGAGTCGTTGCCATACTAGGTTTATTTTTAACAGTCCAGACGTTTTTAATTAGGTTGCAATTTACTGATAAATCGCTTAACGTACTTCGTTCTGGCAAGATAATTCGAAGTTTCCCCTATAGTGATTGGTTGAATTGGGAAATTTTTTGGTCAAAAGTTCCTATTTTGTTTTATTTCAAAGAAGTTAATAGCATTCATTTTTTGCCGATCATTTTTGACCCGAAAGTTTTAGCCGACTGTTTGCAAAAATACTACCCTCGTTAG
- a CDS encoding PIN domain-containing protein codes for MLLIDTSVWINVLPDKSGNAKANFQSKIGERQYYLPIFCQMELLQGCKDEAEWQKLYQYLSVQRYVVPDYSQIWFNAARLYFELRRKGITVRSNIDCAIALCAMENNLLLYHCDRNFEQIAQYTVLKQNRLEL; via the coding sequence ATGTTGTTGATTGATACTTCAGTATGGATTAATGTTCTACCAGATAAATCTGGTAATGCCAAAGCAAATTTTCAAAGTAAAATCGGCGAGCGCCAATATTATTTGCCTATTTTTTGTCAAATGGAACTCCTTCAAGGTTGCAAAGATGAAGCAGAATGGCAAAAATTGTATCAGTATTTATCAGTACAGCGATATGTTGTTCCAGATTATTCCCAAATTTGGTTCAATGCAGCCAGACTTTACTTTGAATTAAGACGTAAAGGAATTACAGTTCGCAGTAATATTGATTGCGCGATCGCTTTATGCGCTATGGAAAATAATTTGCTTTTGTATCATTGCGATCGCAATTTTGAACAAATCGCTCAGTACACTGTTCTTAAACAAAACAGATTGGAATTATAA
- a CDS encoding type II toxin-antitoxin system VapB family antitoxin, with the protein MRTNIELDDQLVEKAFALTGIRTKKELVNFALKELIKSRSPKDLLDLAGQIEFTEGFSTDTVRANRYVVD; encoded by the coding sequence ATGAGAACTAATATTGAGTTAGACGATCAGCTGGTAGAAAAGGCTTTCGCCTTAACAGGAATCAGAACTAAAAAGGAATTAGTAAATTTTGCTCTCAAAGAATTGATTAAATCGCGATCGCCAAAAGATTTATTAGATTTAGCTGGACAGATTGAATTTACTGAAGGATTCAGTACGGATACAGTGAGAGCTAATCGCTATGTTGTTGATTGA
- a CDS encoding MlaE family lipid ABC transporter permease subunit, translating to MTSKTSSKGIQVWLQRSLAALFLTGQVVVHLLQGKINRRNTLEQMAIVGPDSLTIALITAAFVGMVFTIQVAREFLNFGAVQAIGGVLALALSRELAPVLTAVVLAARVGSAFAAEIGTMKVTEQIDALYVLRSDPIDYLVIPRMIACCAMLPLLTMISLVTGLLGGVIVSQTIYNVSQATFIESVQSFMQIWDLISALIKAVIFGGLIAIIGCNWGLTTTGGAKGVGQSTTTAVVMALIAIFISNFFLSWLMFQGLGRQFLN from the coding sequence ATGACTAGTAAAACTTCGAGTAAAGGGATTCAAGTGTGGCTGCAACGTTCTTTAGCAGCCCTGTTTTTGACAGGACAAGTTGTTGTTCACCTCCTGCAAGGAAAAATAAATCGTCGTAACACTTTAGAGCAAATGGCAATTGTGGGACCAGATTCTTTGACGATCGCCCTAATTACAGCTGCTTTTGTCGGCATGGTATTTACTATTCAAGTAGCTCGAGAGTTTCTGAACTTTGGTGCAGTGCAGGCGATCGGTGGAGTCTTAGCCTTGGCTCTAAGTAGAGAACTTGCCCCAGTATTAACTGCGGTGGTACTGGCGGCGAGAGTTGGCTCTGCGTTCGCTGCCGAAATTGGCACCATGAAAGTAACAGAACAAATTGATGCTCTTTACGTACTTAGAAGCGATCCCATTGACTATCTTGTCATCCCTCGTATGATTGCTTGCTGTGCCATGTTGCCGCTTTTAACTATGATTTCTCTGGTAACAGGTTTACTTGGAGGAGTTATTGTTTCTCAGACAATCTATAATGTTTCTCAAGCTACCTTCATTGAGTCCGTACAGAGCTTCATGCAAATATGGGATTTGATCAGTGCTTTAATCAAGGCAGTGATTTTTGGCGGATTAATTGCCATAATTGGCTGTAATTGGGGATTAACCACCACTGGAGGTGCTAAAGGTGTTGGTCAATCTACTACTACGGCAGTAGTAATGGCTTTAATTGCTATTTTTATTTCCAATTTTTTTCTATCTTGGTTAATGTTCCAAGGTTTAGGTCGTCAATTTTTGAATTGA
- a CDS encoding gamma-glutamyltransferase family protein, translating to MPTVAFTAPHYQASEVGLAILKEGGSAVDAMVAAAATIAVVYPHMNSLGGDSFWIIHYPGKKTVAIDASGYAATKANIDWYHQQGLQSIPTRGARAALTVAGTIGGWLKARQVDAKFSDNLPLTRLLNPATELAHKGISVSKSLQLASEKTITDLKDISSFASVYLPQGKSLQAGEILTNRPLAQLLSTLAAKGLDDFYRGETAQAIAESLSQAGSPIQLSDLHNFHAEVVEPLNVKISQGQLFNTSAPTQGIASLIILALYNRVYQSDWNELERIHHLLECTKQAFKIRDRFVTDPSRLAEDWSKLLTNKYLDQLADNIDPGQALPRPYPSQLGDTVWMGALDRDGAIVSFIQSIYWEFGSGLVISELGLLWNNRGLSFSLDPNHHNSLAPKLKPFHTLNPAFALLNDGRRFVYGTMSGDGQPQTQAALFTRHIYDGLPLAQAIAQDRWLLGRTWGDISHNLKLEQNLADKVGAALSALGHDVATVSSNNEMMGHAGGIIIAPDGSLETATDPRSDGAALTVEIP from the coding sequence ATGCCAACAGTTGCTTTTACAGCTCCTCATTATCAAGCCTCTGAGGTTGGTCTTGCTATCCTAAAAGAGGGTGGCAGTGCGGTAGATGCTATGGTGGCAGCAGCAGCAACTATAGCCGTGGTTTATCCTCATATGAACAGCTTGGGTGGGGACAGTTTTTGGATAATTCATTATCCTGGTAAAAAAACTGTAGCGATCGATGCCTCTGGTTACGCTGCCACAAAAGCAAATATTGATTGGTATCACCAACAAGGTTTGCAGAGTATTCCTACTCGTGGTGCTAGGGCAGCACTAACTGTGGCTGGCACTATCGGCGGTTGGCTCAAAGCTCGTCAAGTAGATGCAAAATTCAGTGATAACTTGCCTCTTACTAGACTTTTAAACCCAGCGACGGAACTGGCACACAAGGGGATTAGCGTTAGTAAAAGTTTGCAGTTGGCTTCAGAAAAAACTATTACTGATTTAAAAGATATCAGCAGTTTTGCTTCAGTTTATCTTCCTCAAGGGAAAAGTTTGCAAGCTGGTGAAATTCTAACTAATAGACCATTAGCCCAGTTACTCAGTACTCTAGCTGCCAAAGGTTTAGACGATTTTTATCGTGGTGAAACGGCACAGGCGATCGCCGAAAGCCTATCTCAAGCTGGTAGTCCGATTCAATTGTCAGATCTCCATAATTTTCACGCTGAAGTGGTGGAGCCATTAAACGTCAAGATTAGTCAAGGTCAGTTGTTTAATACTTCAGCACCCACTCAAGGTATTGCTTCATTAATTATTCTGGCACTATACAATCGAGTCTATCAAAGTGACTGGAACGAGCTAGAAAGAATTCACCATTTATTGGAATGTACTAAACAAGCCTTTAAAATTCGCGATCGCTTTGTTACCGATCCTAGTCGTCTGGCAGAAGACTGGTCAAAATTATTAACTAATAAGTATCTTGACCAGTTAGCAGATAACATTGACCCTGGGCAAGCATTGCCCAGGCCTTATCCATCTCAACTAGGAGATACCGTCTGGATGGGTGCATTAGATCGAGATGGTGCAATAGTATCTTTTATTCAAAGCATCTATTGGGAATTTGGTTCTGGTCTAGTAATATCTGAGCTAGGTTTGTTATGGAATAATCGTGGTCTAAGCTTTTCTCTCGACCCAAATCATCACAATAGTCTCGCTCCCAAATTAAAACCTTTTCATACTCTTAACCCAGCATTTGCTCTGCTCAACGATGGTCGTCGCTTTGTCTACGGTACTATGAGTGGAGACGGTCAACCGCAAACTCAAGCAGCATTGTTTACTCGCCACATCTACGATGGATTGCCATTAGCTCAGGCGATCGCCCAAGACCGTTGGTTATTAGGTCGCACTTGGGGTGATATCAGCCATAATTTGAAGTTAGAACAAAATCTTGCTGACAAAGTAGGCGCAGCTCTGTCTGCATTGGGACACGATGTCGCAACTGTGAGCAGCAATAACGAAATGATGGGTCATGCAGGGGGAATCATTATTGCCCCTGACGGTTCTTTAGAAACCGCAACAGATCCTCGTAGTGACGGTGCGGCATTAACCGTAGAGATACCTTAG
- the cobO gene encoding cob(I)yrinic acid a,c-diamide adenosyltransferase, with amino-acid sequence MSESTVSNEQHKQKMQRRKEVQEKRLAEKIPEKGLIIVNTGNGKGKTTAALGMVMRSLGHGYKVAIVQFIKGAWEPAEKAVLERWSEQLKFHAMGEGFTWETQDRERDTEKAIAAWEKGLDYILNPEYRLVLLDEVNIALKLGYLDINTVIQGLKQKPADSHVILTGRGAPAELIEIADLVTEMSLVKHPFREQGIKAQPGIEF; translated from the coding sequence ATGAGTGAATCGACAGTTAGCAACGAACAGCACAAGCAAAAGATGCAACGTCGCAAGGAGGTTCAAGAAAAGCGTTTAGCAGAAAAAATTCCTGAAAAAGGTTTAATTATTGTTAATACAGGTAATGGTAAGGGTAAAACCACGGCAGCTCTGGGCATGGTAATGCGATCGCTTGGTCATGGTTACAAGGTAGCAATAGTGCAATTTATTAAAGGTGCTTGGGAACCAGCGGAAAAAGCAGTATTGGAACGATGGTCAGAGCAGTTAAAATTCCATGCTATGGGAGAAGGATTTACTTGGGAAACCCAAGATCGAGAACGAGATACCGAAAAAGCGATCGCCGCCTGGGAAAAAGGATTAGACTATATTCTTAATCCTGAATATAGATTAGTATTACTGGATGAAGTTAATATTGCTCTGAAGCTAGGATATCTGGACATTAATACTGTGATTCAAGGTTTGAAGCAAAAACCCGCAGATTCTCACGTCATTTTGACAGGGAGAGGCGCACCAGCCGAATTAATTGAGATCGCCGATCTAGTTACGGAAATGTCTTTGGTTAAACACCCATTCCGCGAACAAGGTATTAAAGCTCAACCAGGGATTGAATTTTAA
- the plsY gene encoding glycerol-3-phosphate 1-O-acyltransferase PlsY gives MEVKLTTCAILILLAYLLGSIPTGYIVGRYLKGIDIRKQGSGSTGATNVLRTVGKSAALAVLAIDLLKGSLALALVNLVYSLAPSEFLPASWYSWLITAAALSAIIGHSKSIWLNFTGGKSVATTLGVLLVMNPIVALGTLASFGIILAISRIVSLSSICGAIAVNILMLAMNQPLPYAIFAALAGLYVVLRHKTNIQRLLAGIEPKIGQAL, from the coding sequence ATGGAGGTTAAATTGACTACTTGTGCAATACTAATTTTACTAGCTTATCTATTGGGATCAATTCCTACCGGATATATTGTTGGACGTTATTTAAAAGGAATTGATATCCGAAAACAAGGTTCTGGTTCTACTGGTGCGACTAATGTTTTACGAACAGTTGGTAAATCTGCTGCACTTGCAGTCTTGGCAATAGATTTACTCAAGGGTTCTTTGGCTTTGGCTTTGGTTAATTTAGTTTATTCTCTTGCACCCAGTGAATTTTTACCCGCTAGTTGGTATTCTTGGTTAATTACAGCAGCAGCATTAAGTGCCATCATTGGTCATAGTAAGTCTATTTGGCTTAATTTTACTGGAGGTAAATCCGTTGCCACTACTTTAGGTGTATTGTTGGTAATGAATCCGATAGTTGCTTTAGGAACTTTGGCTAGTTTTGGGATTATTTTAGCTATCTCCCGAATAGTTTCTCTCAGTTCAATTTGTGGCGCGATCGCCGTCAATATTTTAATGTTGGCAATGAATCAACCCCTACCTTACGCCATTTTTGCTGCTTTAGCAGGATTATATGTGGTTTTACGTCACAAAACTAATATCCAGCGATTACTAGCTGGTATTGAGCCAAAAATCGGTCAAGCTTTATAA
- a CDS encoding sensor histidine kinase produces the protein MPKTLSDSVLFPILEEEHLQKLEDCGTILKLMPEQILFSEGDDACCFYVVLDGQIKITKQLGAEELVITIHQRGEFTGDLSMLTGGISQATAISVGISRVIQFQDFKELLKNCPQSVDLFVPALAERSKELEIKLRQQEKLAALGKLSAGLAHELNNPAAAGRRAAKQLNSAIASLQQNMLSLRGKQFSADHRQLLAELQQQAISQLNNEQFLSPLEQSDREDELADWLENRGVNNAWDLSPSLVCAGIERSQLETLANAMESQAFTEALVWLEATLTMNSLVNEVEQSTSRISDLVGAIKNYSYMDRAALQEVNLHEGLDNTLKILHHKLKYGVTVNKEYSDNLPKVSVYGSELNQVWTNLIDNAIDAMDGKGELTIRTTLENNCVLVEIIDNGSGIPPQIKSRIFEPFFTSKGMGKGSGLGLDISRRIVVQKHKGNLRFESQPGRTNFQVRLPLKIN, from the coding sequence ATGCCAAAAACACTTTCAGATTCGGTTCTCTTCCCAATTTTAGAAGAGGAGCATCTCCAAAAATTAGAAGACTGTGGCACAATTTTAAAACTTATGCCCGAACAAATTCTATTTAGTGAAGGAGATGATGCCTGCTGTTTTTACGTAGTTTTGGATGGGCAAATTAAAATAACCAAACAACTTGGTGCAGAAGAACTGGTCATTACTATTCATCAACGCGGTGAATTTACAGGGGATTTGAGCATGCTTACGGGAGGTATATCCCAAGCTACTGCTATAAGCGTTGGTATTAGTCGGGTAATTCAATTTCAAGATTTTAAAGAATTACTTAAAAACTGTCCTCAAAGTGTCGATTTATTTGTCCCGGCATTAGCCGAACGTTCTAAGGAATTGGAAATCAAACTGCGTCAGCAAGAAAAACTAGCTGCCTTGGGCAAGTTATCTGCTGGATTAGCCCATGAATTAAATAATCCCGCAGCGGCAGGTAGAAGGGCAGCTAAACAACTCAACAGTGCGATCGCTTCTCTACAACAGAATATGCTGTCATTACGAGGTAAACAATTTTCGGCTGATCATCGACAATTACTGGCAGAATTACAACAACAGGCAATTAGTCAGCTCAATAATGAACAGTTTTTATCTCCCCTAGAACAAAGCGATCGCGAGGATGAATTAGCAGATTGGCTAGAAAATCGGGGGGTCAATAATGCTTGGGATCTCTCTCCTAGTTTAGTTTGTGCAGGAATAGAGCGATCGCAACTAGAAACCCTCGCTAATGCCATGGAATCTCAGGCTTTTACCGAAGCTTTGGTGTGGCTTGAGGCGACTTTAACGATGAATAGTTTAGTTAATGAAGTAGAACAAAGCACCAGTCGAATCTCTGATTTAGTAGGGGCGATTAAAAATTATTCTTATATGGATCGGGCTGCCCTGCAAGAAGTAAATCTACACGAAGGGTTGGATAACACCCTAAAAATTCTCCATCACAAGCTTAAGTATGGGGTAACAGTTAATAAAGAATATAGTGATAATCTTCCCAAAGTATCTGTTTACGGTAGTGAACTCAATCAGGTATGGACAAACTTAATTGATAATGCGATCGATGCTATGGATGGCAAAGGTGAATTGACTATTCGTACTACTTTGGAAAATAATTGCGTTTTGGTAGAAATTATCGACAATGGCTCAGGTATTCCCCCACAAATCAAGTCCCGTATTTTTGAACCGTTTTTTACTAGCAAAGGAATGGGCAAAGGTAGCGGTTTAGGTTTAGATATTTCGCGTCGTATAGTAGTGCAGAAGCATAAAGGGAATTTGCGTTTTGAATCGCAACCAGGTAGAACGAACTTTCAAGTACGTTTACCTTTAAAAATAAATTAA
- a CDS encoding DUF3086 domain-containing protein has product MNSEVPPIPESENTNIESIESAEPQKLDDLEIDSTSEIITDVWSEQEVVEPDATPNTQPLEEIQEVEVELDESVNSSANVTLVPEIPEFLESSPRETILESNIATESEEKYSPEESASETELFVDRWLDESESELPLSDSPQTENQTTAEDDEINHLEQQKSNLQREIETLKAEKEQMLLLQVKEFQDSLGRMVEEGTRELKERKTALQIEIEKLERRKDRINQEMRSSFAGSSQELAIRVQGFKDYLVGSLQDLVTAAEKLELAKVEASNPRTREREKIRSRENPRREERNRGRRRERDERGRARNESPQAQAQAQFSEPTFADQSRRIRQLLDKYRNSPDYYGSPWQLRRTFEPVHAKKVQEWFFTQGGRGAVDSMGSRLQNILVASAVISILHNLYGDRCRVLVLTDTPENLGEWRRGLQDCLGISRSNFGSNRGVVLFDSPDILVQRAERLIKDKLLPMIVIDETEELLNLAVLKFPLWLTFAPIGKSTSSNYLY; this is encoded by the coding sequence ATGAATTCTGAAGTCCCCCCCATTCCTGAATCTGAAAATACTAATATTGAGTCAATTGAGTCAGCAGAACCACAAAAATTAGATGATTTGGAGATTGATTCTACATCAGAAATTATTACTGATGTTTGGTCTGAGCAAGAAGTCGTTGAACCTGATGCTACTCCAAATACACAACCTCTTGAAGAGATTCAGGAAGTTGAAGTTGAATTAGATGAATCGGTCAACTCCTCAGCTAACGTGACTTTAGTGCCAGAAATTCCCGAGTTTCTAGAATCATCCCCCAGGGAAACAATTTTAGAGAGCAACATTGCAACTGAGTCTGAAGAAAAATATTCTCCCGAGGAATCAGCGAGTGAAACTGAATTATTCGTAGATCGCTGGCTAGATGAATCTGAGTCTGAATTGCCTTTATCCGATTCCCCTCAAACTGAAAATCAAACCACTGCTGAAGATGATGAAATTAATCATCTAGAACAGCAGAAATCTAATTTACAAAGAGAAATAGAGACTTTAAAAGCAGAAAAAGAGCAAATGCTGCTGCTACAGGTAAAAGAGTTTCAGGACAGTCTTGGACGAATGGTCGAAGAGGGAACTAGAGAATTAAAAGAGCGCAAAACAGCTTTACAAATTGAAATTGAAAAGTTAGAACGCCGTAAAGATCGCATTAACCAGGAAATGCGGAGTAGTTTTGCTGGTTCATCCCAAGAGTTGGCAATTAGGGTTCAAGGCTTTAAAGACTATTTAGTTGGTAGTTTACAGGATTTGGTAACTGCTGCGGAAAAACTCGAATTAGCTAAGGTAGAAGCCTCTAATCCCAGAACGAGAGAGAGAGAGAAAATTAGAAGTAGGGAAAACCCCCGAAGAGAGGAGCGAAATAGGGGAAGAAGAAGAGAAAGAGATGAACGAGGTCGAGCTAGAAATGAATCTCCCCAAGCTCAAGCCCAAGCCCAATTTTCTGAACCAACTTTTGCCGATCAAAGTAGACGTATTCGTCAGCTTTTAGACAAATATCGTAATAGTCCAGACTATTACGGTTCACCATGGCAATTACGCCGAACTTTTGAACCAGTTCATGCCAAAAAAGTTCAGGAATGGTTTTTTACCCAGGGTGGTAGAGGTGCTGTAGATAGTATGGGAAGTCGTCTACAAAATATCCTGGTTGCTTCTGCCGTAATTTCGATTCTTCACAATCTATATGGCGATCGCTGCCGGGTTCTAGTCTTGACTGATACCCCGGAGAACTTAGGAGAATGGCGAAGGGGATTACAAGATTGTTTGGGAATCTCACGCAGCAACTTTGGCTCTAATCGAGGTGTCGTATTATTTGATTCCCCCGATATTTTGGTTCAAAGAGCCGAACGCTTGATCAAAGACAAATTGTTGCCTATGATCGTGATTGATGAGACCGAAGAACTATTAAATCTAGCGGTTCTTAAATTTCCTCTGTGGTTAACATTTGCTCCTATAGGTAAATCCACATCTTCTAATTATTTATATTAA
- a CDS encoding NAD(P)-dependent oxidoreductase, protein MTKQVAFLGLGLMGGAMAANLARHGYQVKAWNRTSDRPEVTVAQEGGATIVDSIQAAVKDVEIVFSCVGDVPDVEEVLLGQAGVVQYAQPNTLIIDMSTIGSDAAKKIGQELQQQQLRFMDAPVSGGDIGAKNGTLTIMVGGSDADFTECKPLLAAMGKNITLCGEIGSGQGVKMCNQILCSLYMVGLCEAMQLAKQQGIDPQLIVEVCGTGAAGSWALSNLGEKIINDDYAPGFAIKHIVKDLRLVQEINQTSGDNLPGTELADRLFKTVQAMDNGQGKEQGTQAMIRAYKQSI, encoded by the coding sequence ATGACCAAACAAGTAGCTTTTTTAGGATTAGGCTTAATGGGTGGGGCAATGGCGGCTAATCTGGCGCGTCATGGGTATCAAGTAAAGGCTTGGAATCGAACAAGCGATCGCCCTGAAGTAACTGTCGCCCAAGAGGGGGGGGCAACTATAGTAGATTCAATTCAAGCAGCCGTAAAAGATGTAGAGATTGTCTTTAGCTGTGTGGGGGATGTTCCCGATGTGGAAGAAGTTTTGTTAGGTCAAGCAGGGGTGGTTCAATATGCTCAACCAAATACTTTAATTATAGATATGAGTACCATCGGTAGTGATGCAGCCAAGAAAATTGGTCAAGAATTACAACAGCAGCAATTAAGGTTTATGGATGCGCCGGTATCTGGGGGTGATATCGGTGCCAAAAATGGCACGTTAACCATTATGGTTGGTGGAAGCGATGCTGACTTTACTGAGTGTAAACCTCTGTTGGCAGCTATGGGAAAAAATATTACTCTTTGTGGCGAGATTGGCAGTGGTCAGGGAGTAAAAATGTGTAATCAGATTCTTTGTTCGCTATATATGGTAGGACTGTGCGAGGCAATGCAGCTAGCTAAGCAACAGGGGATAGATCCTCAGTTAATAGTGGAGGTTTGTGGTACGGGGGCAGCAGGTTCCTGGGCTTTGTCTAATCTAGGTGAAAAGATTATTAACGATGATTACGCGCCAGGCTTTGCGATTAAGCACATTGTTAAAGATTTACGGTTAGTTCAGGAAATCAATCAAACTTCAGGAGATAATCTCCCTGGTACCGAATTAGCCGATCGCCTGTTTAAAACAGTTCAAGCAATGGATAACGGACAGGGCAAAGAACAAGGAACACAAGCTATGATTCGTGCCTATAAACAGAGTATTTAG
- a CDS encoding amidase, which yields MTVKSPEFVYICDPPSKNAQGSLSGLRLGVKDLFHIAGIPTGAGNPEWLSSHHQPADVTSPVVSALLQAGATLLGKTLTDELAYSLEGLNQHYGTPTNPKAPNRIPGGSSSGSAVAVANGSIDIGLGTDTGGSIRVPASYNGLYGFRPSHGAISCKHLVALSPRFDTVGWLTRDLPTMKQVAEVLLPASTESSLSHLVVCNIEGVESWKQARQQLLKALTSQFLSVKYIDLSDEQLTKASAAFRVLQGREIWRVHGPWIEQQQPNFASDISDRFTWCKSLREIDEEQAEISAQEFVNFWHSHVLPSDNHVLIIPTTPGAAPLLDMSASAQLKYRNRLLGLTAPAGLTESPQINLPYLESEQAPWGVSLLARSSCDRSLLTCVHKLDKIFKL from the coding sequence ATGACTGTTAAAAGCCCAGAGTTTGTCTACATTTGCGACCCTCCTTCAAAAAATGCTCAGGGCAGCTTGAGTGGTTTGCGTTTGGGAGTTAAAGACCTGTTTCATATTGCTGGAATACCTACTGGAGCGGGTAATCCTGAATGGCTTTCCAGCCATCATCAGCCAGCAGATGTCACTTCACCAGTTGTTTCTGCTCTTTTGCAAGCAGGAGCAACTTTGCTAGGCAAAACCCTTACTGATGAACTAGCTTATAGTCTCGAAGGATTAAATCAGCACTATGGCACACCGACAAACCCAAAAGCACCAAACCGCATTCCTGGTGGTTCCAGCAGCGGCTCAGCAGTGGCGGTGGCTAATGGCAGTATTGATATCGGTTTAGGAACAGATACCGGTGGCTCGATCCGTGTACCCGCTAGTTACAATGGTCTTTACGGTTTTCGTCCCAGTCATGGTGCAATAAGCTGCAAGCATCTGGTAGCTCTATCACCACGCTTTGATACTGTTGGCTGGTTAACCCGCGATCTTCCTACCATGAAACAAGTTGCTGAAGTACTCTTGCCGGCAAGTACCGAAAGCAGTTTATCTCACCTGGTGGTCTGTAATATCGAAGGCGTAGAATCTTGGAAACAAGCTCGACAGCAGTTATTAAAGGCTCTGACAAGTCAGTTTTTATCCGTTAAATATATTGATCTGAGTGATGAACAATTGACCAAAGCGAGTGCTGCTTTTCGAGTCTTACAGGGTCGAGAAATTTGGCGCGTTCATGGTCCGTGGATTGAACAGCAACAGCCTAACTTCGCCTCTGATATTAGCGATCGCTTTACCTGGTGTAAAAGTCTCAGAGAAATTGATGAAGAACAAGCAGAAATTTCAGCTCAAGAATTTGTTAACTTTTGGCATAGTCATGTTTTACCTAGCGATAATCATGTGCTAATTATTCCTACTACACCAGGAGCCGCACCACTACTGGATATGTCAGCATCGGCGCAGTTAAAGTACCGTAATCGTCTGCTTGGTCTAACTGCTCCAGCAGGTTTAACGGAGTCACCACAAATTAATCTGCCATACTTAGAAAGTGAACAAGCTCCTTGGGGAGTATCGCTGCTAGCACGTTCTAGTTGTGACAGATCCTTATTAACCTGCGTTCACAAACTAGATAAAATCTTTAAACTTTAA